A single Macaca mulatta isolate MMU2019108-1 chromosome 11, T2T-MMU8v2.0, whole genome shotgun sequence DNA region contains:
- the ARHGAP9 gene encoding rho GTPase-activating protein 9 isoform X5: MSEPPVYCNLVDLRRCPRSPPPGPACPPLQRLDAWEQYLDPNSGRCFYINSLTGCKSWKPPRRSRGEMNPGSMEGTQTLKRNNDVLQRQAKGFGSDTGTPEPLDPQGSLSLSQRTSKLDPPALQPPRPLPQLLEDPHEVEKSGLLNMTKIAQGGRKLRKNWGPSWVVLTGNSLVFYREPPPTAPSSGWGPAGSRPESSVDLRGAALAHGRHLSSRRNVLHIRTVPGHEFLLQSDHETELRAWHRALRTVIERLDRENPLELRLSGSGPAELAELSAGEDEEEESEPVSKPLLRLSSRRSSIRGPEGTEQNRVRNKLKRLIAKRPPLQSLQERGLLRDQVFGCQLESLCQREGDTVPSFVRLCIAAVDKRGLDVDGIYRVSGNLAVVQKLRFLVDRERAVTSDGRYVFPEQPGQEGRLDLDSTEWDDIHVVTGALKLFLRELPQPLVPPLLLPHFRAALALSESEQCLSQIQELIGSMPKPNRDTLRYLLEHLCRVIAHSDKNRMTPHNLGIVFGPTLFRPEQETSDPAAHALYPGQLVQLMLTNFTSLFP, translated from the exons atGTCAGAGCCCCCTGTGTACTGTAACCTGGTGGACCTTCGCCGCTGTCCCCGGTCCCCACCCCCAGGCCCTGCATGCCCCCCGCTGCAGAGGCTGGATGCCTGGGAGCAGTACCTGGACCCCAACTCCGGACGCTGCTTCTACATCAATTCACTGACTGGCTGCAAGTCCTGGAAGCCCCCGCGCCGCAGTCGCGGCGAGATG AACCCTGGCTCCATGGAGGGGACACAGACCCTGAAGAGGAACAATGATGTCCTGCAACGTCAGGCAAAAGGCTTCGGATCTGACACAGGGACCCCAGAACCGCTTGACCCACAG GGTTCACTCAGCCTCAGCCAACGCACCTCGAAGCTTGATCCTCCAGCCTTGCAGCCCCCTCGACCTCTGCCGCAGCTCCTGGAAGACCCCCAT GAGGTGGAAAAGTCGGGTCTGCTCAACATGACCAAGATTGCCCAAGGGGGGCGCAAGCTCAG GAAGAACTGGGGCCCGTCTTGGGTGGTGTTAACGGGTAACAGCCTAGTGTTCTACCGAGAGCCACCGCCGACAGCGCCCTCCTCTGGTTGG GGGCCAGCGGGTAGCCGGCCCGAAAGCAGCGTGGACCTGCGCGGGGCGGCCCTGGCGCACGGCCGCCACCTGTCCAGCCGCCGCAACGTCCTGCAC ATCCGCACGGTCCCTGGCCACGAGTTCCTGCTGCAGTCCGACCACGAGACAGAGCTGCGAGCCTGGCACCGCGCGCTGCGGACTGTCATCGAGCGGCTG GATCGGGAGAACCCCCTGGAGCTGCGTCTGTCGGGCTCTGGACCCGCGGAGCTGGCGGAGCTGAGCGCCGGGGAGGACGAAGAAGAGGAGTCGGAGCCGGTGTCCAAACCGCTGCTGCGCCTCAGCAGCCGCCGGAGCTCCA TTCGGGGGCCCGAAGGCACCGAGCAGAACCGCGTGCGCAACAAACTAAAGCGGCTCATCGCAAAGAGACCGCCCTTACAAAGCCTGCAGGAGCGGGGTCTGCTCCGAG ACCAGGTGTTCGGCTGCCAATTGGAATCACTCTGCCAGCGGGAAGGAGACACGGTGCCCAGCTTTGTGCGGCTCTGCATTGCTGCTGTGGATAAAAGAG GTCTGGATGTGGATGGCATTTATCGGGTGAGCGGGAACTTGGCAGTGGTCCAGAAACTTCGATTTCTGGTGGACAGAG AGCGTGCAGTCACCTCCGATGGGAGGTATGTGTTCCCAGAACAGCCAGGACAAG AAGGTCGGTTAGATTTGGACAGTACTGAGTGGGATGACATTCATGTGGTCACCGGAGCCCTGAAGCTTTTTCTCCGGGAGCTGCCCCAGCCTCTGGTGCCACCACTGCTGCTGCCCCATTTCCGCGCTGCCCTTG CACTCTCCGAATCAGAGCAGTGCCTCTCTCAGATACAAGAATTAATAGGCTCAATGCCAAAGCCCAACCGTGACACTCTACGGTACCTCCTGGAGCATTTATGCAG GGTGATAGCACACTCAGATAAGAATCGCATGACTCCCCAC
- the ARHGAP9 gene encoding rho GTPase-activating protein 9 isoform X6, with amino-acid sequence MSEPPVYCNLVDLRRCPRSPPPGPACPPLQRLDAWEQYLDPNSGRCFYINSLTGCKSWKPPRRSRGEMNPGSMEGTQTLKRNNDVLQRQAKGFGSDTGTPEPLDPQEVEKSGLLNMTKIAQGGRKLRKNWGPSWVVLTGNSLVFYREPPPTAPSSGWGPAGSRPESSVDLRGAALAHGRHLSSRRNVLHIRTVPGHEFLLQSDHETELRAWHRALRTVIERLDRENPLELRLSGSGPAELAELSAGEDEEEESEPVSKPLLRLSSRRSSIRGPEGTEQNRVRNKLKRLIAKRPPLQSLQERGLLRDQVFGCQLESLCQREGDTVPSFVRLCIAAVDKRGLDVDGIYRVSGNLAVVQKLRFLVDRERAVTSDGRYVFPEQPGQEGRLDLDSTEWDDIHVVTGALKLFLRELPQPLVPPLLLPHFRAALALSESEQCLSQIQELIGSMPKPNRDTLRYLLEHLCRVIAHSDKNRMTPHNLGIVFGPTLFRPEQETSDPAAHALYPGQLVQLMLTNFTSLFP; translated from the exons atGTCAGAGCCCCCTGTGTACTGTAACCTGGTGGACCTTCGCCGCTGTCCCCGGTCCCCACCCCCAGGCCCTGCATGCCCCCCGCTGCAGAGGCTGGATGCCTGGGAGCAGTACCTGGACCCCAACTCCGGACGCTGCTTCTACATCAATTCACTGACTGGCTGCAAGTCCTGGAAGCCCCCGCGCCGCAGTCGCGGCGAGATG AACCCTGGCTCCATGGAGGGGACACAGACCCTGAAGAGGAACAATGATGTCCTGCAACGTCAGGCAAAAGGCTTCGGATCTGACACAGGGACCCCAGAACCGCTTGACCCACAG GAGGTGGAAAAGTCGGGTCTGCTCAACATGACCAAGATTGCCCAAGGGGGGCGCAAGCTCAG GAAGAACTGGGGCCCGTCTTGGGTGGTGTTAACGGGTAACAGCCTAGTGTTCTACCGAGAGCCACCGCCGACAGCGCCCTCCTCTGGTTGG GGGCCAGCGGGTAGCCGGCCCGAAAGCAGCGTGGACCTGCGCGGGGCGGCCCTGGCGCACGGCCGCCACCTGTCCAGCCGCCGCAACGTCCTGCAC ATCCGCACGGTCCCTGGCCACGAGTTCCTGCTGCAGTCCGACCACGAGACAGAGCTGCGAGCCTGGCACCGCGCGCTGCGGACTGTCATCGAGCGGCTG GATCGGGAGAACCCCCTGGAGCTGCGTCTGTCGGGCTCTGGACCCGCGGAGCTGGCGGAGCTGAGCGCCGGGGAGGACGAAGAAGAGGAGTCGGAGCCGGTGTCCAAACCGCTGCTGCGCCTCAGCAGCCGCCGGAGCTCCA TTCGGGGGCCCGAAGGCACCGAGCAGAACCGCGTGCGCAACAAACTAAAGCGGCTCATCGCAAAGAGACCGCCCTTACAAAGCCTGCAGGAGCGGGGTCTGCTCCGAG ACCAGGTGTTCGGCTGCCAATTGGAATCACTCTGCCAGCGGGAAGGAGACACGGTGCCCAGCTTTGTGCGGCTCTGCATTGCTGCTGTGGATAAAAGAG GTCTGGATGTGGATGGCATTTATCGGGTGAGCGGGAACTTGGCAGTGGTCCAGAAACTTCGATTTCTGGTGGACAGAG AGCGTGCAGTCACCTCCGATGGGAGGTATGTGTTCCCAGAACAGCCAGGACAAG AAGGTCGGTTAGATTTGGACAGTACTGAGTGGGATGACATTCATGTGGTCACCGGAGCCCTGAAGCTTTTTCTCCGGGAGCTGCCCCAGCCTCTGGTGCCACCACTGCTGCTGCCCCATTTCCGCGCTGCCCTTG CACTCTCCGAATCAGAGCAGTGCCTCTCTCAGATACAAGAATTAATAGGCTCAATGCCAAAGCCCAACCGTGACACTCTACGGTACCTCCTGGAGCATTTATGCAG GGTGATAGCACACTCAGATAAGAATCGCATGACTCCCCAC
- the ARHGAP9 gene encoding rho GTPase-activating protein 9 isoform X2: MLSSRWWPSSWGSLGLGPRSPSRGSQLCALYAFTYTGADGRQVSLAEGDRFLLLRKTNSDWWLARRLEAPSTSRPIFVPAAYMTEESMPSQSPTTAIPSQLLWTPGPKLFHGSLEELSQALPSRAQASLEQPPPLPPKMCRSVSIDSLRPCLLKPFQEGPSGRCLSREDLPSEASASTAGPQPLMSEPPVYCNLVDLRRCPRSPPPGPACPPLQRLDAWEQYLDPNSGRCFYINSLTGCKSWKPPRRSRGEMNPGSMEGTQTLKRNNDVLQRQAKGFGSDTGTPEPLDPQGSLSLSQRTSKLDPPALQPPRPLPQLLEDPHEVEKSGLLNMTKIAQGGRKLRKNWGPSWVVLTGNSLVFYREPPPTAPSSGWGPAGSRPESSVDLRGAALAHGRHLSSRRNVLHIRTVPGHEFLLQSDHETELRAWHRALRTVIERLDRENPLELRLSGSGPAELAELSAGEDEEEESEPVSKPLLRLSSRRSSIRGPEGTEQNRVRNKLKRLIAKRPPLQSLQERGLLRDQVFGCQLESLCQREGDTVPSFVRLCIAAVDKRGLDVDGIYRVSGNLAVVQKLRFLVDRERAVTSDGRYVFPEQPGQEGRLDLDSTEWDDIHVVTGALKLFLRELPQPLVPPLLLPHFRAALALSESEQCLSQIQELIGSMPKPNRDTLRYLLEHLCRVIAHSDKNRMTPHNLGIVFGPTLFRPEQETSDPAAHALYPGQLVQLMLTNFTSLFP; this comes from the exons ATGCTGTCCAGCCGGTGGTGGCCAAGTTCCTGGGGGAGCCTAGGACTGGGCCCCCGAAGCCCTTCTCGTGGATCCCAGCTCTGTGCCCTCTATGCCTTTACTTATACTGGGGCAGATGGCCGGCAAGTGTCTCTGGCTGAAGGGGACAGGTTTCTACTGCTTCGAAAGACCAACTCTGACTGGTGGTTGGCAAGACGCCTAGAAGCTCCCTCCACCTCTCGACCCATCTTTGTCCCAGCGGCCTATATGACAGAGGAATCCATGCCTTCCCAGAGTCCAACTACCGCCATCCCCAGCCAATTGCTCTGGACTCCTG GGCCGAAGTTGTTTCATGGTTCCCTGGAGGAGTTGTCTCAGGCCCTCCCAAGCAGGGCTCAGGCTAGTTTGGAGCAGCCTCCTCCACTTCCCCCCAAAATGTGTAGGAGCGTCAGCATTGACAGTCTGAGGCCCTGCCTTCTGAAGCCTTTCCAGGAAGGACCAAGTGGAAGATGCCTCTCCCGGGAAGACTTGCCGTCAGAAGCCAGTGCCAGCACA gcaggcccccagcccctcatGTCAGAGCCCCCTGTGTACTGTAACCTGGTGGACCTTCGCCGCTGTCCCCGGTCCCCACCCCCAGGCCCTGCATGCCCCCCGCTGCAGAGGCTGGATGCCTGGGAGCAGTACCTGGACCCCAACTCCGGACGCTGCTTCTACATCAATTCACTGACTGGCTGCAAGTCCTGGAAGCCCCCGCGCCGCAGTCGCGGCGAGATG AACCCTGGCTCCATGGAGGGGACACAGACCCTGAAGAGGAACAATGATGTCCTGCAACGTCAGGCAAAAGGCTTCGGATCTGACACAGGGACCCCAGAACCGCTTGACCCACAG GGTTCACTCAGCCTCAGCCAACGCACCTCGAAGCTTGATCCTCCAGCCTTGCAGCCCCCTCGACCTCTGCCGCAGCTCCTGGAAGACCCCCAT GAGGTGGAAAAGTCGGGTCTGCTCAACATGACCAAGATTGCCCAAGGGGGGCGCAAGCTCAG GAAGAACTGGGGCCCGTCTTGGGTGGTGTTAACGGGTAACAGCCTAGTGTTCTACCGAGAGCCACCGCCGACAGCGCCCTCCTCTGGTTGG GGGCCAGCGGGTAGCCGGCCCGAAAGCAGCGTGGACCTGCGCGGGGCGGCCCTGGCGCACGGCCGCCACCTGTCCAGCCGCCGCAACGTCCTGCAC ATCCGCACGGTCCCTGGCCACGAGTTCCTGCTGCAGTCCGACCACGAGACAGAGCTGCGAGCCTGGCACCGCGCGCTGCGGACTGTCATCGAGCGGCTG GATCGGGAGAACCCCCTGGAGCTGCGTCTGTCGGGCTCTGGACCCGCGGAGCTGGCGGAGCTGAGCGCCGGGGAGGACGAAGAAGAGGAGTCGGAGCCGGTGTCCAAACCGCTGCTGCGCCTCAGCAGCCGCCGGAGCTCCA TTCGGGGGCCCGAAGGCACCGAGCAGAACCGCGTGCGCAACAAACTAAAGCGGCTCATCGCAAAGAGACCGCCCTTACAAAGCCTGCAGGAGCGGGGTCTGCTCCGAG ACCAGGTGTTCGGCTGCCAATTGGAATCACTCTGCCAGCGGGAAGGAGACACGGTGCCCAGCTTTGTGCGGCTCTGCATTGCTGCTGTGGATAAAAGAG GTCTGGATGTGGATGGCATTTATCGGGTGAGCGGGAACTTGGCAGTGGTCCAGAAACTTCGATTTCTGGTGGACAGAG AGCGTGCAGTCACCTCCGATGGGAGGTATGTGTTCCCAGAACAGCCAGGACAAG AAGGTCGGTTAGATTTGGACAGTACTGAGTGGGATGACATTCATGTGGTCACCGGAGCCCTGAAGCTTTTTCTCCGGGAGCTGCCCCAGCCTCTGGTGCCACCACTGCTGCTGCCCCATTTCCGCGCTGCCCTTG CACTCTCCGAATCAGAGCAGTGCCTCTCTCAGATACAAGAATTAATAGGCTCAATGCCAAAGCCCAACCGTGACACTCTACGGTACCTCCTGGAGCATTTATGCAG GGTGATAGCACACTCAGATAAGAATCGCATGACTCCCCAC
- the ARHGAP9 gene encoding rho GTPase-activating protein 9 isoform X4 has protein sequence MRRAPDSHHHPGPTPAPESSDGPHKVTVLATMLSSRWWPSSWGSLGLGPRSPSRGSQLCALYAFTYTGADGRQVSLAEGDRFLLLRKTNSDWWLARRLEAPSTSRPIFVPAAYMTEESMPSQSPTTAIPSQLLWTPGPKLFHGSLEELSQALPSRAQASLEQPPPLPPKMCRSVSIDSLRPCLLKPFQEGPSGRCLSREDLPSEASASTAGPQPLMSEPPVYCNLVDLRRCPRSPPPGPACPPLQRLDAWEQYLDPNSGRCFYINSLTGCKSWKPPRRSRGEMNPGSMEGTQTLKRNNDVLQRQAKGFGSDTGTPEPLDPQGSLSLSQRTSKLDPPALQPPRPLPQLLEDPHEVEKSGLLNMTKIAQGGRKLRKNWGPSWVVLTGNSLVFYREPPPTAPSSGWGPAGSRPESSVDLRGAALAHGRHLSSRRNVLHIRTVPGHEFLLQSDHETELRAWHRALRTVIERLDRENPLELRLSGSGPAELAELSAGEDEEEESEPVSKPLLRLSSRRSSIRGPEGTEQNRVRNKLKRLIAKRPPLQSLQERGLLRERAVTSDGRYVFPEQPGQEGRLDLDSTEWDDIHVVTGALKLFLRELPQPLVPPLLLPHFRAALALSESEQCLSQIQELIGSMPKPNRDTLRYLLEHLCRVIAHSDKNRMTPHNLGIVFGPTLFRPEQETSDPAAHALYPGQLVQLMLTNFTSLFP, from the exons ctCCAGACTCCCACCACCACCCAGGACCAACTCCTGCCCCTGAATCTTCTGATGGGCCCCACAAG GTGACAGTGCTGGCTACAATGCTGTCCAGCCGGTGGTGGCCAAGTTCCTGGGGGAGCCTAGGACTGGGCCCCCGAAGCCCTTCTCGTGGATCCCAGCTCTGTGCCCTCTATGCCTTTACTTATACTGGGGCAGATGGCCGGCAAGTGTCTCTGGCTGAAGGGGACAGGTTTCTACTGCTTCGAAAGACCAACTCTGACTGGTGGTTGGCAAGACGCCTAGAAGCTCCCTCCACCTCTCGACCCATCTTTGTCCCAGCGGCCTATATGACAGAGGAATCCATGCCTTCCCAGAGTCCAACTACCGCCATCCCCAGCCAATTGCTCTGGACTCCTG GGCCGAAGTTGTTTCATGGTTCCCTGGAGGAGTTGTCTCAGGCCCTCCCAAGCAGGGCTCAGGCTAGTTTGGAGCAGCCTCCTCCACTTCCCCCCAAAATGTGTAGGAGCGTCAGCATTGACAGTCTGAGGCCCTGCCTTCTGAAGCCTTTCCAGGAAGGACCAAGTGGAAGATGCCTCTCCCGGGAAGACTTGCCGTCAGAAGCCAGTGCCAGCACA gcaggcccccagcccctcatGTCAGAGCCCCCTGTGTACTGTAACCTGGTGGACCTTCGCCGCTGTCCCCGGTCCCCACCCCCAGGCCCTGCATGCCCCCCGCTGCAGAGGCTGGATGCCTGGGAGCAGTACCTGGACCCCAACTCCGGACGCTGCTTCTACATCAATTCACTGACTGGCTGCAAGTCCTGGAAGCCCCCGCGCCGCAGTCGCGGCGAGATG AACCCTGGCTCCATGGAGGGGACACAGACCCTGAAGAGGAACAATGATGTCCTGCAACGTCAGGCAAAAGGCTTCGGATCTGACACAGGGACCCCAGAACCGCTTGACCCACAG GGTTCACTCAGCCTCAGCCAACGCACCTCGAAGCTTGATCCTCCAGCCTTGCAGCCCCCTCGACCTCTGCCGCAGCTCCTGGAAGACCCCCAT GAGGTGGAAAAGTCGGGTCTGCTCAACATGACCAAGATTGCCCAAGGGGGGCGCAAGCTCAG GAAGAACTGGGGCCCGTCTTGGGTGGTGTTAACGGGTAACAGCCTAGTGTTCTACCGAGAGCCACCGCCGACAGCGCCCTCCTCTGGTTGG GGGCCAGCGGGTAGCCGGCCCGAAAGCAGCGTGGACCTGCGCGGGGCGGCCCTGGCGCACGGCCGCCACCTGTCCAGCCGCCGCAACGTCCTGCAC ATCCGCACGGTCCCTGGCCACGAGTTCCTGCTGCAGTCCGACCACGAGACAGAGCTGCGAGCCTGGCACCGCGCGCTGCGGACTGTCATCGAGCGGCTG GATCGGGAGAACCCCCTGGAGCTGCGTCTGTCGGGCTCTGGACCCGCGGAGCTGGCGGAGCTGAGCGCCGGGGAGGACGAAGAAGAGGAGTCGGAGCCGGTGTCCAAACCGCTGCTGCGCCTCAGCAGCCGCCGGAGCTCCA TTCGGGGGCCCGAAGGCACCGAGCAGAACCGCGTGCGCAACAAACTAAAGCGGCTCATCGCAAAGAGACCGCCCTTACAAAGCCTGCAGGAGCGGGGTCTGCTCCGAG AGCGTGCAGTCACCTCCGATGGGAGGTATGTGTTCCCAGAACAGCCAGGACAAG AAGGTCGGTTAGATTTGGACAGTACTGAGTGGGATGACATTCATGTGGTCACCGGAGCCCTGAAGCTTTTTCTCCGGGAGCTGCCCCAGCCTCTGGTGCCACCACTGCTGCTGCCCCATTTCCGCGCTGCCCTTG CACTCTCCGAATCAGAGCAGTGCCTCTCTCAGATACAAGAATTAATAGGCTCAATGCCAAAGCCCAACCGTGACACTCTACGGTACCTCCTGGAGCATTTATGCAG GGTGATAGCACACTCAGATAAGAATCGCATGACTCCCCAC
- the ARHGAP9 gene encoding rho GTPase-activating protein 9 isoform X1, with product MRRAPDSHHHPGPTPAPESSDGPHKVTVLATMLSSRWWPSSWGSLGLGPRSPSRGSQLCALYAFTYTGADGRQVSLAEGDRFLLLRKTNSDWWLARRLEAPSTSRPIFVPAAYMTEESMPSQSPTTAIPSQLLWTPGPKLFHGSLEELSQALPSRAQASLEQPPPLPPKMCRSVSIDSLRPCLLKPFQEGPSGRCLSREDLPSEASASTAGPQPLMSEPPVYCNLVDLRRCPRSPPPGPACPPLQRLDAWEQYLDPNSGRCFYINSLTGCKSWKPPRRSRGEMNPGSMEGTQTLKRNNDVLQRQAKGFGSDTGTPEPLDPQGSLSLSQRTSKLDPPALQPPRPLPQLLEDPHEVEKSGLLNMTKIAQGGRKLRKNWGPSWVVLTGNSLVFYREPPPTAPSSGWGPAGSRPESSVDLRGAALAHGRHLSSRRNVLHIRTVPGHEFLLQSDHETELRAWHRALRTVIERLDRENPLELRLSGSGPAELAELSAGEDEEEESEPVSKPLLRLSSRRSSIRGPEGTEQNRVRNKLKRLIAKRPPLQSLQERGLLRDQVFGCQLESLCQREGDTVPSFVRLCIAAVDKRGLDVDGIYRVSGNLAVVQKLRFLVDRERAVTSDGRYVFPEQPGQEGRLDLDSTEWDDIHVVTGALKLFLRELPQPLVPPLLLPHFRAALALSESEQCLSQIQELIGSMPKPNRDTLRYLLEHLCRVIAHSDKNRMTPHNLGIVFGPTLFRPEQETSDPAAHALYPGQLVQLMLTNFTSLFP from the exons ctCCAGACTCCCACCACCACCCAGGACCAACTCCTGCCCCTGAATCTTCTGATGGGCCCCACAAG GTGACAGTGCTGGCTACAATGCTGTCCAGCCGGTGGTGGCCAAGTTCCTGGGGGAGCCTAGGACTGGGCCCCCGAAGCCCTTCTCGTGGATCCCAGCTCTGTGCCCTCTATGCCTTTACTTATACTGGGGCAGATGGCCGGCAAGTGTCTCTGGCTGAAGGGGACAGGTTTCTACTGCTTCGAAAGACCAACTCTGACTGGTGGTTGGCAAGACGCCTAGAAGCTCCCTCCACCTCTCGACCCATCTTTGTCCCAGCGGCCTATATGACAGAGGAATCCATGCCTTCCCAGAGTCCAACTACCGCCATCCCCAGCCAATTGCTCTGGACTCCTG GGCCGAAGTTGTTTCATGGTTCCCTGGAGGAGTTGTCTCAGGCCCTCCCAAGCAGGGCTCAGGCTAGTTTGGAGCAGCCTCCTCCACTTCCCCCCAAAATGTGTAGGAGCGTCAGCATTGACAGTCTGAGGCCCTGCCTTCTGAAGCCTTTCCAGGAAGGACCAAGTGGAAGATGCCTCTCCCGGGAAGACTTGCCGTCAGAAGCCAGTGCCAGCACA gcaggcccccagcccctcatGTCAGAGCCCCCTGTGTACTGTAACCTGGTGGACCTTCGCCGCTGTCCCCGGTCCCCACCCCCAGGCCCTGCATGCCCCCCGCTGCAGAGGCTGGATGCCTGGGAGCAGTACCTGGACCCCAACTCCGGACGCTGCTTCTACATCAATTCACTGACTGGCTGCAAGTCCTGGAAGCCCCCGCGCCGCAGTCGCGGCGAGATG AACCCTGGCTCCATGGAGGGGACACAGACCCTGAAGAGGAACAATGATGTCCTGCAACGTCAGGCAAAAGGCTTCGGATCTGACACAGGGACCCCAGAACCGCTTGACCCACAG GGTTCACTCAGCCTCAGCCAACGCACCTCGAAGCTTGATCCTCCAGCCTTGCAGCCCCCTCGACCTCTGCCGCAGCTCCTGGAAGACCCCCAT GAGGTGGAAAAGTCGGGTCTGCTCAACATGACCAAGATTGCCCAAGGGGGGCGCAAGCTCAG GAAGAACTGGGGCCCGTCTTGGGTGGTGTTAACGGGTAACAGCCTAGTGTTCTACCGAGAGCCACCGCCGACAGCGCCCTCCTCTGGTTGG GGGCCAGCGGGTAGCCGGCCCGAAAGCAGCGTGGACCTGCGCGGGGCGGCCCTGGCGCACGGCCGCCACCTGTCCAGCCGCCGCAACGTCCTGCAC ATCCGCACGGTCCCTGGCCACGAGTTCCTGCTGCAGTCCGACCACGAGACAGAGCTGCGAGCCTGGCACCGCGCGCTGCGGACTGTCATCGAGCGGCTG GATCGGGAGAACCCCCTGGAGCTGCGTCTGTCGGGCTCTGGACCCGCGGAGCTGGCGGAGCTGAGCGCCGGGGAGGACGAAGAAGAGGAGTCGGAGCCGGTGTCCAAACCGCTGCTGCGCCTCAGCAGCCGCCGGAGCTCCA TTCGGGGGCCCGAAGGCACCGAGCAGAACCGCGTGCGCAACAAACTAAAGCGGCTCATCGCAAAGAGACCGCCCTTACAAAGCCTGCAGGAGCGGGGTCTGCTCCGAG ACCAGGTGTTCGGCTGCCAATTGGAATCACTCTGCCAGCGGGAAGGAGACACGGTGCCCAGCTTTGTGCGGCTCTGCATTGCTGCTGTGGATAAAAGAG GTCTGGATGTGGATGGCATTTATCGGGTGAGCGGGAACTTGGCAGTGGTCCAGAAACTTCGATTTCTGGTGGACAGAG AGCGTGCAGTCACCTCCGATGGGAGGTATGTGTTCCCAGAACAGCCAGGACAAG AAGGTCGGTTAGATTTGGACAGTACTGAGTGGGATGACATTCATGTGGTCACCGGAGCCCTGAAGCTTTTTCTCCGGGAGCTGCCCCAGCCTCTGGTGCCACCACTGCTGCTGCCCCATTTCCGCGCTGCCCTTG CACTCTCCGAATCAGAGCAGTGCCTCTCTCAGATACAAGAATTAATAGGCTCAATGCCAAAGCCCAACCGTGACACTCTACGGTACCTCCTGGAGCATTTATGCAG GGTGATAGCACACTCAGATAAGAATCGCATGACTCCCCAC